In Arthrobacter sp. QXT-31, one genomic interval encodes:
- a CDS encoding dihydrodipicolinate synthase family protein produces the protein MTSLILPTSDGGTREYRLRSATTWARPAAPLTSRRAYAAAHVIPEVTADNTPGAPARLDWDATLAYRHELWSYGLGVADAMDTAQRGMGLDWDATQQLIKRTGAEAAAVANAGGTATSGMTVRDLVSCGAGTDQLDLAALPSGESGLQAVLAAYREQAAVVSEAGPKVILMASRALARVASGPEDYLRIYSTLLQEAGQPVILHWLGTMFDPALAGYWGSNDVSEATETFLSLIRDNADKVDGVKVSLLDASHEVALRAALPGGVRLYTGDDFNYPELIDGDGTFHSDALLGIFAAIYPAASAALQSYDAGDAGKARAILDSTRELGKHIFSAPTFYYKTGIAFLSWLNGRQPGFQMVGGLHSGRSVVHLAKTFELADAAGLLKDPALAAFRMSDFLRINGVGV, from the coding sequence ATGACGTCCCTGATCCTTCCCACATCCGACGGCGGAACCCGGGAGTACCGGCTCCGCTCCGCCACCACCTGGGCCAGGCCGGCGGCACCGCTGACTTCCCGCCGGGCGTACGCGGCGGCGCACGTCATCCCCGAGGTCACCGCCGACAACACCCCGGGCGCTCCCGCCCGACTGGACTGGGACGCCACCCTGGCCTACCGGCACGAACTGTGGTCCTACGGGCTGGGTGTCGCCGATGCGATGGACACCGCCCAGCGCGGAATGGGCCTCGACTGGGATGCCACCCAGCAGCTGATCAAGCGCACCGGGGCGGAGGCGGCCGCCGTGGCCAACGCCGGCGGGACCGCCACGTCGGGCATGACGGTCCGGGACCTCGTGTCCTGCGGTGCCGGCACCGACCAGCTGGACCTTGCCGCACTGCCTTCCGGCGAGTCCGGACTGCAGGCCGTCCTGGCCGCCTACCGTGAGCAGGCCGCCGTCGTCAGTGAGGCCGGGCCCAAGGTGATCCTTATGGCGTCCCGGGCGCTGGCCCGGGTGGCCAGCGGCCCCGAAGACTATCTGCGGATCTACTCCACGCTGCTGCAGGAAGCCGGGCAGCCGGTCATCCTGCACTGGCTCGGCACCATGTTCGATCCCGCGCTCGCCGGCTACTGGGGCTCGAACGACGTCTCCGAGGCCACCGAAACGTTCCTGTCCCTCATCCGCGACAACGCGGACAAGGTGGACGGCGTCAAGGTCTCCCTCCTGGATGCTTCACATGAAGTCGCGCTGCGGGCTGCGCTACCCGGGGGTGTCCGCCTCTACACCGGCGACGATTTCAACTACCCGGAACTGATCGACGGCGACGGCACCTTCCATTCGGATGCCCTGCTGGGCATTTTCGCGGCCATCTATCCGGCGGCGTCGGCGGCACTGCAGAGCTACGACGCCGGAGACGCGGGCAAAGCGCGTGCCATCCTGGACTCCACCCGGGAACTGGGCAAGCACATCTTCAGTGCCCCCACGTTCTACTACAAGACCGGGATCGCCTTCCTGTCCTGGCTTAACGGCAGGCAGCCCGGCTTCCAGATGGTGGGCGGACTGCACTCGGGCCGTTCCGTCGTGCATCTTGCGAAGACCTTCGAGCTGGCCGACGCGGCAGGACTGCTGAAGGACCCTGCGCTTGCAGCCTTCCGCATGTCCGATTTCCTTCGCATCAACGGGGTGGGCGTATGA
- a CDS encoding sugar phosphate isomerase/epimerase family protein produces MSDFARLSLNSATAKKWTLAEAVDGCARAGIPAIGPWRDIVADAGLDKAAKLIRDAGLRVSSLCRGGFLTAPDAAGQAAALADNRAAVLEAVALDTRDLFLVVGGLAPGEKDVVAARQRVADRLEELVPFAVEHGVRLVLEPLHPMYAADRALISTLGQALDLAAPYDARAVGVAVDTFHVWWDPGLKTAIERAGRENRIASYQVCDFNLPIAADALLSRGMMGDGVIDFATIGTWVRDAGYTGDIEVEIFSQEIWDADGHDVLARMKDRYAALVQPFA; encoded by the coding sequence ATGAGCGACTTCGCACGGCTTTCCCTCAACAGCGCCACCGCCAAGAAATGGACACTCGCCGAGGCCGTCGACGGTTGCGCCCGTGCCGGCATCCCCGCGATTGGGCCCTGGCGCGACATCGTGGCCGACGCCGGGCTGGACAAGGCTGCGAAGCTGATCAGGGACGCCGGACTGCGGGTTTCCTCGCTGTGCCGCGGCGGGTTCCTCACGGCCCCGGACGCCGCTGGCCAGGCAGCAGCGCTGGCGGACAACAGGGCCGCGGTTCTGGAGGCGGTTGCGCTCGATACCCGGGACCTGTTCCTCGTGGTCGGCGGCCTGGCGCCGGGGGAGAAGGACGTGGTGGCCGCCCGCCAGCGCGTGGCGGACCGGCTTGAGGAACTGGTTCCATTCGCCGTCGAACACGGCGTCCGCCTGGTGCTGGAGCCACTGCACCCGATGTACGCCGCCGACCGCGCCCTCATCTCCACCCTGGGGCAGGCCCTCGACCTGGCGGCTCCGTACGATGCCCGGGCAGTGGGTGTCGCCGTCGACACTTTCCATGTCTGGTGGGACCCTGGGCTGAAAACCGCAATCGAGAGGGCGGGCCGGGAGAACCGGATTGCCTCGTACCAGGTGTGCGATTTCAACCTTCCCATCGCGGCGGACGCGCTGCTCTCCCGCGGAATGATGGGCGACGGCGTGATCGACTTCGCCACGATCGGCACCTGGGTCCGGGATGCGGGGTACACCGGCGACATCGAGGTGGAAATCTTCAGCCAGGAGATCTGGGACGCCGACGGCCACGATGTCCTGGCCCGGATGAAGGACCGCTATGCCGCACTCGTCCAGCCGTTCGCCTGA
- a CDS encoding SRPBCC family protein, giving the protein MDKQVREARASVVVAAPPGRVWAALTDPADVREYFLGTHVTSTWREGEPVTFEGEWHGKSYRDKGTVLEARPNELLRITHYSPLSGLPDEPDSYHTVEYGLEPVAEGTRVSITQGNNKSDDEAAESEKLWGMVLGNLKQYLED; this is encoded by the coding sequence ATGGACAAGCAGGTCAGGGAAGCGCGGGCAAGCGTCGTCGTCGCGGCGCCGCCGGGGCGGGTCTGGGCGGCACTGACGGATCCCGCCGACGTCAGGGAATACTTCCTCGGCACTCATGTCACATCCACCTGGCGGGAAGGTGAACCGGTGACGTTCGAGGGGGAGTGGCACGGCAAGTCCTACCGCGACAAGGGGACCGTGCTGGAAGCCCGCCCGAATGAACTCCTGCGCATCACCCACTACAGCCCGCTGTCCGGGCTGCCCGATGAGCCGGACAGTTACCACACCGTGGAATACGGGCTGGAGCCGGTGGCAGAGGGGACCCGGGTCAGCATCACCCAAGGCAACAACAAAAGTGATGACGAGGCCGCGGAATCGGAAAAACTCTGGGGCATGGTGCTCGGCAACCTCAAGCAGTACCTGGAGGACTGA
- a CDS encoding LapA family protein, with protein MPPQPGIAEPERRVTRAGMIWAAVASALVVLVLLIVFILQNQELVQVKFFGLEGAVSLGVSLFIAAVGGGVLVAMAGAARIIQLRAAAHRRRVQAGRNR; from the coding sequence GTGCCACCGCAGCCGGGCATCGCGGAGCCGGAGCGTCGCGTGACGCGCGCCGGGATGATCTGGGCGGCGGTGGCCTCCGCGCTGGTGGTGCTGGTGCTGCTGATCGTCTTCATCCTGCAGAACCAGGAACTCGTCCAGGTGAAATTCTTCGGCCTCGAAGGAGCGGTGTCGCTCGGCGTGTCCCTCTTCATCGCGGCAGTCGGCGGCGGAGTCCTCGTGGCCATGGCCGGCGCAGCCCGGATCATCCAGCTGCGCGCCGCTGCCCACCGGCGCAGGGTGCAGGCCGGCCGGAACCGCTAA